Proteins encoded within one genomic window of Lusitaniella coriacea LEGE 07157:
- a CDS encoding glycosyltransferase family 4 protein, producing MNNPRFLLVHPTGNPFARNAAIALAEKGILEEIVTAIAYNPEGNLARTLQRLPDKIAQPLMGELGRRTWIAPPGASLHTYPLREVVRIALARWGVNSQKWVDWVYSSLDRRVARNLSSKDNEITGVYAYEDGAAETFAIAKDKGLFCGYDLPIVFYRQSHQIQAEEAERFPALAPALQAAREPQWKIERKEREIQLADWIVVPSSVVKQSLLDAGIPSEKISTIPFGSPQDYFHPQPKQDSRFRALFVGRLGPRKGVHYLLQAWQTLKFPDAELLCVGMNEFPPGWLTSYEDCFRHIPSIPHASLNPYYSSASVFVFPSLVEGLALVLLEAMACGIPIITTANAGGTDIITDGVEGFIIPIRDADAIAQKLEWCYTHPQELAQMGQAARRKAEVLTWSLYRERLATKLTSLLE from the coding sequence ATGAATAATCCGCGTTTTTTACTCGTTCATCCAACTGGAAACCCTTTTGCCAGGAATGCCGCGATCGCGCTGGCAGAAAAAGGTATCCTTGAAGAAATCGTTACCGCGATCGCGTACAATCCAGAAGGAAATTTGGCTCGCACGCTACAACGCCTTCCCGATAAAATCGCTCAACCCCTAATGGGGGAACTGGGACGGCGGACGTGGATTGCTCCTCCTGGTGCATCTTTACACACCTATCCTCTGCGAGAAGTCGTGCGAATTGCCCTGGCGCGCTGGGGGGTGAATTCTCAAAAATGGGTAGATTGGGTTTATTCTAGTTTAGATCGTCGCGTAGCGCGCAATCTGTCTTCAAAGGATAACGAAATAACCGGAGTCTATGCCTACGAAGATGGAGCCGCCGAAACCTTTGCTATTGCAAAAGATAAGGGACTTTTTTGCGGTTACGATCTTCCCATTGTCTTTTACCGCCAAAGCCATCAAATTCAAGCAGAAGAAGCCGAACGATTTCCCGCACTAGCACCCGCCTTACAAGCAGCACGAGAACCTCAGTGGAAAATCGAGCGCAAAGAACGAGAAATTCAACTCGCAGATTGGATTGTGGTTCCCTCTTCTGTTGTCAAACAATCCCTATTGGATGCGGGAATTCCCTCGGAGAAAATTAGCACGATTCCTTTTGGTTCTCCCCAGGACTATTTTCACCCTCAACCCAAGCAAGATTCGAGATTTCGGGCATTATTTGTCGGACGTTTGGGTCCTAGGAAGGGGGTTCACTATTTATTGCAAGCTTGGCAAACTCTCAAATTTCCCGATGCAGAATTACTCTGCGTGGGAATGAATGAGTTTCCCCCCGGTTGGTTAACTTCCTACGAGGATTGCTTCCGCCACATCCCTTCAATTCCCCACGCTTCACTCAATCCCTACTACAGCAGTGCAAGTGTTTTTGTTTTTCCCTCATTAGTGGAAGGTTTAGCTCTCGTTCTCCTAGAAGCAATGGCTTGTGGAATCCCCATTATTACCACGGCAAATGCGGGGGGAACGGATATTATTACCGATGGGGTGGAGGGGTTTATTATTCCGATTCGGGATGCGGACGCGATCGCGCAAAAATTGGAATGGTGTTATACTCACCCCCAAGAATTAGCTCAAATGGGACAAGCCGCGCGTCGCAAAGCGGAAGTTCTTACGTGGTCGTTATATCGGGAAAGATTGGCAACTAAACTCACAAGCCTCTTAGAGTAG